In the Arachis ipaensis cultivar K30076 chromosome B10, Araip1.1, whole genome shotgun sequence genome, one interval contains:
- the LOC107620649 gene encoding protein FAR1-RELATED SEQUENCE 5-like yields the protein MSTNKHDVKNDSDDDLGDDFDYELTPQDDVDSLNFTSKSEQDCGVKRITNLMVEDIWNLEFRTEDDACQFYNAYACWHGFVMRKDDVVRAKEGKIICRKLVCNKEGWRNMRYIDLDNRSREARSLTRTKCPARLKVKVDYGCGRLKVSCFVESHNHDLTPPQFAHLVPANCRLTVTDKVQVKNLHNFGVKTCHIMGYIAFQKGGYHHAGFTRKDLYNHIDRYYRSKVKNGDANAAINYLIEKANNDPLFFEKYTFTSDQRLEHIFWANGQLIVDYHCFGDIVAFDSTYKKNKYNKPLVIFSGCNNHGQTVIFGSGLLSDETTDTYKWFLKTFAKAMGGKRPKAIITDGDLAMQDAIKFFPMHPSVMRVASSEKCM from the coding sequence ATGTCCACAAACAAGCATGATGTTAAGAATGATTCAGATGATGATTTGGGTGATGATTTCGATTATGAACTGACTCCACAAGATGATGTTGATTCGTTGAATTTTACTAGCAAGAGTGAACAAGATTGTGGTGTAAAAAGAATAACAAATTTAATGGTAGAGGATATTTGGAACTTGGAGTTTAGGACAGAGGATGATGCTTGCCAATTTTATAATGCTTATGCTTGTTGGCATGGCTTCGTAATGAGGAAGGATGACGTCGTGAGGGCTAAGGAAGGTAAAATCATTTGCAGAAAACTTGTCTGCAATAAGGAGGGTTGGAGGAACATGAGGTATATTGATTTGGATAATAGATCAAGGGAGGCAAGGTCACTCACGCGAACCAAGTGTCCAGCTCGGCTCAAGGTAAAGGTTGACTACGGCTGTGGTAGATTGAAGGTATCATGTTTTGTGGAATCTCACAACCACGATTTGACGCCCCCCCAATTTGCGCATCTTGTTCCAGCCAATTGTCGTCTCACTGTTACTGATAAAGTTCAAGTgaaaaatcttcataattttggtGTCAAGACGTGCCATATTATGGGATATATTGCGTTCCAAAAGGGTGGATATCATCATGCTGGCTTCACACGCAAAGATTTGTACAACCACATTGATCGGTATTATAGATCAAAAGTAAAGAACGGGGATGCCAATGCGGCAATAAACTATTTGATTGAGAAGGCAAACAACGATCCGCTGTTCTTTGAAAAGTATACGTTCACCAGTGACCAAAGGCTGGAGCATATATTTTGGGCAAATGGGCAATTAATTGTCGACTATCACTGCTTTGGAGATATTGTTGCCTTTGATTCAACGTACAAGAAGAATAAATACAACAAACCTTTGGTCATTTTCTCTGGATGCAATAATCATGGGCAGACTGTTATTTTCGGCTCCGGTCTACTTTCAGACGAGACGACAGACACGTATAAGTGGTTCTTGAAAACGTTTGCCAAAGCGATGGGTGGGAAGCGTCCTAAAGCAATAATAACCGATGGAGATCTTGCAATGCAAGATGCAATCAAGTTCTTCCCGATGCACCCATCGGTTATGCGGGTGGCATCTTCAGAGAAATGCATGTGA